One part of the Vicia villosa cultivar HV-30 ecotype Madison, WI linkage group LG6, Vvil1.0, whole genome shotgun sequence genome encodes these proteins:
- the LOC131612486 gene encoding probable inactive patatin-like protein 9 — protein sequence MELSKVTLEIFTKLEQQWLSVSQCGATSKTRILSIDGGGTTAIVSGAALIHLEDQIRSQTKDPHAQITDYFDIITGTGIGAILAAMITADDGFGRPLYTAREAVTFIADKNDELYKPKSVGVFRRRRGFSSRSMERLLKKVFQSKESEGKSLTLKDTCKPLLIPCFDLKTSAPFVFSRADASESPSFNFELWKVCRATSSTPGLFKPSQFASVDGKTSCSAVDGGLVMNNPAAAAVTHVLHNKRDFPSVNSVEDLMVLSIGNGAPANRVRDVRECSTSTVVDIALDGVSETIDQMMGNAFSWNRTDYARIQAYNLGEKGMDVLKERVLESLPFGGKRLLEETNGNRIERFVQRLVATGKSSLPPSPCKVTPLVSC from the exons ATGGAGCTTAGTAAAGTGACATTAGAGATATTCACAAAACTTGAACAACAATGGCTTTCAGTTTCACAATGTGGAGCCACTTCCAAAACCCGCATACTAAGCATAGACGGCGGAGGAACCACCGCCATTGTCTCCGGTGCAGCCTTAATCCATCTCGAGGACCAGATCCGTTCACAAACCAAAGATCCTCACGCTCAAATCACTGATTACTTTGACATTATCACCGGAACTGGCATTGGCGCCATACTCGCTGCTATGATCACTGCTGATGACGGCTTTGGTAGGCCTCTCTATACTGCTAGAGAGGCTGTTACTTTCATCGCCGATAAGAATGATGAACTATACAAACCGAAGTCTGTAGGCGTTTTCCGCCGGAGACGAGGATTCTCTTCGAGAAGTATGGAGAGATTGTTGAAGAAAGTGTTTCAAAGCAAAGAAAGTGAAGGAAAATCGTTGACGTTAAAGGACACATGTAAGCCTTTGCTTATCCCTTGCTTTGATCTCAAGACTTCAGCACCGTTCGTTTTCTCACGAGCGGACGCGTCCGAGTCACCGAGTTTCAACTTCGAGCTTTGGAAGGTCTGTCGCGCCACGTCGTCGACTCCAGGTCTCTTCAAACCCTCCCAATTCGCTTCTGTAGACGGTAAAACCTCTTGCTCAGCCGTGGACGGTGGTCTTGTGATGAACAATCCGGCGGCAGCGGCTGTCACACATGTTCTCCACAACAAGCGTGATTTCCCGTCGGTGAATAGCGTGGAGGATCTGATGGTTCTGTCAATCGGAAACGGAGCGCCGGCGAATAGAGTGCGTGATGTCCGTGAGTGCTCGACGTCGACGGTGGTTGACATTGCTCTCGACGGCGTTTCGGAAACCATTGATCAGATGATGGGAAACGCCTTCAGTTGGAACCGTACTGACTACGCCAGAATTCAG GCGTATAATTTAGGAGAAAAGGGAATGGATGTGTTGAAGGAGAGAGTGTTGGAGTCGTTGCCGTTTGGTGGGAAGCGGTTACTAGAAGAAACAAACGGTAACAGAATTGAGAGATTTGTGCAACGTCTTGTTGCTACTGGAAAGTCTAGTTTACCACCTAGTCCCTGTAAGGTTACGCCGTTAGTTTCTTGCTAA